From a region of the Tachysurus fulvidraco isolate hzauxx_2018 chromosome 5, HZAU_PFXX_2.0, whole genome shotgun sequence genome:
- the LOC113643119 gene encoding tubby-related protein 1 isoform X1: MHQKPKKKKAESIPTESNGTDTKSKKSKNKKNEDLSTESSPAAQKNGENVKKKKTEKEKEKESPQKEKAEPKKKAKSATKKKKKSSSDDEDNSDGGEEMATPQKKTKSKSIKDCSDGKEKDKDKKTKSKEEKEDKDSKAKSKAKKKEPASLFQINGDKSTTKGKKKADRSDSEEQSEPDSKTSKSKKKSSSNPGSMFQTGGEKDKDKDKDKDKRSKKSKSLAKAEESEDSESEVTKKKKKGKGKKGKKEERAPSPVIEFDDLEEFVLQPAQQGITVKCKVTRDKRGMDRGLYPTYYLHLDNEKKQVFLLAGRKRKKSTTSNYLISIDPTDLSRGGENFVGKLRSNLMGTKFTVFDNALHPDRALPDMSNARQELAAIIYETNVLGMKGPRRMTVIIPGMDKDGERVPIRPRSENDGLLIRHQNRKMENLIDLRNKTPVWNEETSSHVLNFNGRVTQASVKNFQIVHSKDQDYIVMQFGRVADDAFTLDYNYPLCAVQAFAIALSSFDGKIACE; the protein is encoded by the exons ATGCACCAGAAGCCTAAAAAGAAGAAAGCTGAGTCTATTCCCACAGAGAGCAATGGGACAGACACTAAATCCAAAAAaagcaagaataaaaaaaatgaagaccTGTCAACAGAGAGCAGTCCTGCTGCTCAAAAAA ATGGTGAaaatgtgaagaagaaaaaaactgaaaaggaaaaagaaaaggaatccCCACAGAAAGAAAAGGCTGAGCCAAAAAAGAAAGCCAAAAGTGccacaaagaagaagaagaaaa GTTCaagtgatgatgaagataataGTGATGGTGGAGAAGAAATGGCAACAccccaaaagaaaacaaaatcaaaatccATTAAGGATTGCTCTGATGGTAAAGAAAAAGACAAGGACAAGAAAACGAAATCTAAAG AggaaaaagaagacaaagacagtaagGCAAAGTCTAAGGCCAAAAAGAAGGAGCCGGCCTCTTTGTTTCAGATAAATGGGGACAAATCAACCACAAAGGGTAAAAAGAAAG CTGACAGATCAGACAGTGAAGAGCAAAGTGAGCCAGACAGCAAAACCAGCAAGAGCAAGAAAAAGAGCAGCTCAAACCCAGGGTCCATGTTCCAGACTGGTGGAGAAAAGGATAAAGACAAGGACAAGGACAAGGATAAAAGGTCTAAAAAATCTAAAA GTCTGGCAAAAGCAGAAGAGAGTGAAGACTCAGAGTCTGAGgtgacaaagaagaaaaaaaagggaaaaggaaaaaaggggaaaaag GAGGAACGAGCCCCTTCACCAGTCATTGAGTTTGATGACCTGGAAGAGTTTGTGCTTCAACCAGCACAGCAGGGAATCACAGTGAAATGTAAAGTGACCCGAGACAAAAGGGGAATGGACCGTGGTCTTTATCCTACTTACTACCTTCATCTAGACAATGAAAAGAAG CAGGTCTTTTTACTGGCGGGACGAAAGCGTAAAAAGAGCACAACTTCCAACTACTTGATCTCAATTGACCCCACTGACCTCTCTAGAGGGGGTGAAAACTTTGTAGGGAAATTAAG GTCCAATCTGATGGGTACTAAATTCACAGTATTCGATAATGCACTTCATCCTGACCGAGCACTTCCTGACATGTCAAATGCAAGGCAGGAACTAGCAGCCATTATTTAT GAAACTAATGTGCTGGGAATGAAGGGTCCAAGGCGGATGACAGTCATTATCCCTGGAATGGACAAAGATGGAGAGCGAGTACCCATACGGCCACGCagt GAAAATGACGGCCTTCTAATTCGGCACCAAAATAGGAAGATGGAGAATCTGATAGATCTTCGCAACAAGACACCTGTGTGGAACGAGGAGACGTCATCTCATGTCCTCAACTTTAATGGCAGAGTCACACAAGCCTCTGTGAAAAACTTCCAGATTGTTCATAGCAAAGATC AGGACTACATTGTGATGCAGTTTGGGAGAGTTGCAGATGATGCCTTCACCCTGGACTATAACTATCCTCTGTGTGCAGTGCAGGCCTTTGCTATTGCCCTCTCTAGCTTTGATGGCAAAATCGCCTGTGAGTGA
- the LOC113643119 gene encoding tubby-related protein 1 isoform X2 — protein MHQKPKKKKAESIPTESNGTDTKSKKSKNKKNEDLSTESSPAAQKNGENVKKKKTEKEKEKESPQKEKAEPKKKAKSATKKKKKSSSDDEDNSDGGEEMATPQKKTKSKSIKDCSDGKEKDKDKKTKSKEEKEDKDSKAKSKAKKKEPASLFQINGDKSTTKGKKKADRSDSEEQSEPDSKTSKSKKKSSSNPGSMFQTGGEKDKDKDKDKDKRSKKSKSLAKAEESEDSESEVTKKKKKGKGKKGKKEERAPSPVIEFDDLEEFVLQPAQQGITVKCKVTRDKRGMDRGLYPTYYLHLDNEKKVFLLAGRKRKKSTTSNYLISIDPTDLSRGGENFVGKLRSNLMGTKFTVFDNALHPDRALPDMSNARQELAAIIYETNVLGMKGPRRMTVIIPGMDKDGERVPIRPRSENDGLLIRHQNRKMENLIDLRNKTPVWNEETSSHVLNFNGRVTQASVKNFQIVHSKDQDYIVMQFGRVADDAFTLDYNYPLCAVQAFAIALSSFDGKIACE, from the exons ATGCACCAGAAGCCTAAAAAGAAGAAAGCTGAGTCTATTCCCACAGAGAGCAATGGGACAGACACTAAATCCAAAAAaagcaagaataaaaaaaatgaagaccTGTCAACAGAGAGCAGTCCTGCTGCTCAAAAAA ATGGTGAaaatgtgaagaagaaaaaaactgaaaaggaaaaagaaaaggaatccCCACAGAAAGAAAAGGCTGAGCCAAAAAAGAAAGCCAAAAGTGccacaaagaagaagaagaaaa GTTCaagtgatgatgaagataataGTGATGGTGGAGAAGAAATGGCAACAccccaaaagaaaacaaaatcaaaatccATTAAGGATTGCTCTGATGGTAAAGAAAAAGACAAGGACAAGAAAACGAAATCTAAAG AggaaaaagaagacaaagacagtaagGCAAAGTCTAAGGCCAAAAAGAAGGAGCCGGCCTCTTTGTTTCAGATAAATGGGGACAAATCAACCACAAAGGGTAAAAAGAAAG CTGACAGATCAGACAGTGAAGAGCAAAGTGAGCCAGACAGCAAAACCAGCAAGAGCAAGAAAAAGAGCAGCTCAAACCCAGGGTCCATGTTCCAGACTGGTGGAGAAAAGGATAAAGACAAGGACAAGGACAAGGATAAAAGGTCTAAAAAATCTAAAA GTCTGGCAAAAGCAGAAGAGAGTGAAGACTCAGAGTCTGAGgtgacaaagaagaaaaaaaagggaaaaggaaaaaaggggaaaaag GAGGAACGAGCCCCTTCACCAGTCATTGAGTTTGATGACCTGGAAGAGTTTGTGCTTCAACCAGCACAGCAGGGAATCACAGTGAAATGTAAAGTGACCCGAGACAAAAGGGGAATGGACCGTGGTCTTTATCCTACTTACTACCTTCATCTAGACAATGAAAAGAAG GTCTTTTTACTGGCGGGACGAAAGCGTAAAAAGAGCACAACTTCCAACTACTTGATCTCAATTGACCCCACTGACCTCTCTAGAGGGGGTGAAAACTTTGTAGGGAAATTAAG GTCCAATCTGATGGGTACTAAATTCACAGTATTCGATAATGCACTTCATCCTGACCGAGCACTTCCTGACATGTCAAATGCAAGGCAGGAACTAGCAGCCATTATTTAT GAAACTAATGTGCTGGGAATGAAGGGTCCAAGGCGGATGACAGTCATTATCCCTGGAATGGACAAAGATGGAGAGCGAGTACCCATACGGCCACGCagt GAAAATGACGGCCTTCTAATTCGGCACCAAAATAGGAAGATGGAGAATCTGATAGATCTTCGCAACAAGACACCTGTGTGGAACGAGGAGACGTCATCTCATGTCCTCAACTTTAATGGCAGAGTCACACAAGCCTCTGTGAAAAACTTCCAGATTGTTCATAGCAAAGATC AGGACTACATTGTGATGCAGTTTGGGAGAGTTGCAGATGATGCCTTCACCCTGGACTATAACTATCCTCTGTGTGCAGTGCAGGCCTTTGCTATTGCCCTCTCTAGCTTTGATGGCAAAATCGCCTGTGAGTGA